Genomic window (Dolosigranulum savutiense):
GTGTCTTCACATCATTATTTAAGGTAGCCTTTTCTTGCATTAAGTCAACATATTCGTACCGCAATTCTTCAATACGATCATCGGCCCCGTCTTTTAAGTAAGCTAATCGCTCCTTTGCTTCATTCAGTTGCTTTGTAATTGCAGTCGCTTCATCTTGAGCGGCCGTTTTTTGGGCGTGTAATGTTTCGATCTTTTCTCTGAGCATTTGTTGCTGGGCCTCTTCTTTGGCTATGCTCGTTTGTTTTTCACTAAGAAAGGCTTCTTTATGTTTGGTCTTCTCTTCCAACAACGCTAAATCAGATTCTGTTCGCTCCACCGCTTGAACAATTTCCAAAATTTCGGATTGTGCTACTTCACGATCAGCTTTTAAGGCTTTTAGATCTTCTTTCAACGCTGACTGTTGTTTCTGTACCTGTTCAGTCTGGATGCGTTTATTTTTTAGATCTAATTTAATTTGATTCATATGTTCATTGGCCGCTTCCAGCTCTTCTTTATAGCGATTGATCTTCATAACAGTCAGTCCAATATCAACTTCGACTAGCTGGTCTCTTTTTTCTAAGTAAATTTCTGCTCGTTTCGCTTGTTCCTCAAGCGGTTCCGCTTGTGCTTCTAACTCATATAAGATATCTTCTACTCGGTCCAAGTTATCCTGTGTTTGATCTAATTTTTTCTCTGCTTCCTGCTTTTGTACTTTATATTTAAAAACACCCGCTGCTTCTTCAAAAATAGCACGCCGATCTTCTGGCTTCGAATTAAAAATAGATTCAACTTGGCCTTGCGAAATAACAGAGAATGATTCCTTCCCTAACCCAGAATCCATAAATAATTCAACAACATCTTTTAGACGACAGTTCTGTTTATTTATAAAATAATCAGACGCTCCATCTCGCCCTAATCGCCTAGAAATACTGACTTCATCCGCTTCAATGGGTAAAAATCCCGTTGAATTATCCAATGTTAACGTTACTTCTGCCTGATTCATAGCCTTGCGCTCATTCGTTCCCGAAAAAATAACATCATTCATGCGTCCACCGCGCAAGCTCTTAGCCGACTGCTCACCCATCACCCAGCGAATTGCTTCAATAACATTGGACTTGCCGCTACCGTTCGGGCCTACAACAGCCGTCACTCCAGCACCAAACTGAATGGTTGTCGAATCAGCAAAGGACTTGAAACCTTTAATTTTTAATGTTTTTAGTTGCATTAATTAGCCACCTCCTTTCGGTGATTTGCTTCAATTAAGATGACAGTGCTTCTAGTGCTTGTTTAGCTGCTTTTTGTTCCGCCAACTTCTTCGACTTACCCATACCGACTCCGTGATAATCGCCTTCAATCGATACCTCTACCGTAAATTCACGGTCATGATCCGGCCCTGATGTCCCCAAGACTGTATACTCAATATTAACAACACCACTCTGTTGCATAAATTCCTGCAGCGCCGTCTTATAATCTGTATCATAGGAAAAACTATTTTGCTCAACTTTAGAAAACATCACTTGGCGTAAGAAGCGACGAACACTCTCAACCCCTTGATCTTGATAAATCGCTCCAACAAATGCTTCAAATACATCACAAAGCAAGGCTGGTCGTTGACGACCACCCATCTTTTCTTCTCCTTTACCTAAACGAATAAATTGAGCTAATTGACATTCAGTCGCTAATTCGGCCAAGCTCTCTGCTCGAACAATCGAAGCTCGCAAACGTGTTAACTGCCCTTCCGGTAACTCTTTGAATTGATTAAATAGATAATCTGATACAAATAATTCAATCACTGCATCACCCAAAAATTCAAGACGCTCCAAATTTTTAATCGGTTCATCAACTAAATGACGATGATCATTGGCATACGAAGCGTGCGTAAAGGCTTCTGTCAAAATCCGATCATCGTTAAATACTATATTAAAATTATTTTTTATATGTTGTTTTAATGCATTCATTATCTTCCCATCCTCCTAACATGCACCGCCTATTATACCCCAAATTCTCTGAAAAATAAAATAATCACCTGTTCATTTCATTGGATATCATACTCACAATGGCCCTCTCAGTTATTTTCACTCAATATATGCTATAATAGACAAAAACATGATGAATGGAGTAGTTAAACATATGAACAATTCTCATCTCTCAAAAACATACTTAATAATCAATGAAGTCTTAAATGCTGTAACTCATGGCATTGGTGCTGTTTTAAGTACAGTCGGTCTTGTCTTTTTAATTTTTAAGGCACTTGATATGGGGAGTAGTTTGAAACTGATCGCCTACATCGTCTATGGGGCCACCTTAATTTTACTCTATCTGAACTCAACGCTGTATCACAGTTTGAAGTTTACGAAGGCGAAATATTTTATGCGCCGGATGGATCATGCCAGCATCTTCCTGTTAATTGCAGGAACATATACGCCTTACACGCTCATTACTATTGGCGAAACTATCGGAATCGTAGCCACTACCATCATCTGGGCACTCGCTTTATTTGGCGTTTTATACAAAGCATTTTGGTTCCAAAAATTCCAAGGACTATCGACTTGGCTGTATATCGGTATGGGGTGGATTTCACTCTTTTTGATGCACTATCTCTATCAAGGACTGGGCACCTATGGCATTATTTGGTTGGGGGCAGGCGGTTTAGCCTTTACAATTGGAACCCTTTTTTACAGCTTAAAGCAGGTTAAATTTATGCATGTCATCTGGCACTTATTTGTCATGTTGGGCACCATCTTTATGTTTATATCGATCTATCTTTATACTTAAATACGCAAAAGCTAGCCACTTCCTCTAGTGACTAGCTTTTTTATTAGGTATTTTTACGTCGATAATGGTAAAACGTATGGGGATGGCGATTAGCTTCATCGACAATGCCTTCTTTTTTAGATAATAATTCAAACTCTGAAAAGTCTAACGTTGGAAAGTACGTATCTCCCTCAAAGTCTCCTTCAATAACGGTTTGATACAACTCATCTACTTCATCAATAAACAACCGATATATTTCCCCACCTCCGATAATATGAAGTGTCTGCTGATCCGTATCCACAGCAGACAGAATGGCTTCTTTCGAGTGAAATACCTCGGCACCCGGAGCAACATAATCTTTATTACGGGTCAGAATGATATTGCGACGATTAGGCAGTGGTTTAATCGGTAAGCCCTCATAAGTTTTTCGCCCCATCAGGACAGCATCTCCCACCGTTACAGTCTTAAAGTGCTTCAAATCAGCAGGTAAATGCCACGGCAACTTATTTGCTTGACCGATTAATTGGTTTTCATCTTCTGTCCATACAAATGTTAACATATCGACTCCTCCCTAAACCGCAACAGGCGCTTTAATCCGACCATGTGGATTGTAATTTTCCAATTGAATATCGTCCATCTCGAACTCAAACACACTTGACTTATCTGTATTTAATCTCAGGAGTGGCAATTCACGTGGCTCACGACTTAACTGCAACCGAATTTGATCGAAATGATTATGATAAATATGAGCATCACCTAATGTATGCACAAACTCGCCAACTTCCAAGCCGGTCTCATGAGCAATAAGATGCGTCAACAGAGCATAACTAGCAATGTTAAACGGAACACCTAAAAATACATCTCCACTGCGTTGATACAGCTGACAACTTAACTTCCCATCAGCAACATAAAATTGGAAAAAAGCATGGCAAGGTGGTAAGGCCATTTCGTCCACTTCAGCAGGATTCCAAGCCGAGACAATTAAACGACGTGAATTCGGATTATGCTTAATTTGATCAATAACTTGTTGAATTTGATCGATGACTTGACCATCCGCACCACGCCATGAGCGCCACTGTGCGCCATATACATGCCCTAAATCACCATATACTTCAGCAAATGCTGTATCTGTTAAAATTCGATCGGTAAAACTCTTTAATGTTTCCTGATAAACTACATTGAAATCTTCATCTTCCTGTGCGCGTCGGCCAAAATTTGTCATATCTGGGCCATGATAATCCTCACTCTCGACAAACCGTTCAAATGCCCACTCATCCCATATATGATTATTATGTTCGAGTAAAAACTTAATATTCGTCTCCCCACGTAAAAACCATAATAACTCAGACTTAATTAATCCAAACGGCACCCGTTTCGTTGTCAGTAGCGGAAAACCTTCCTGTAAATTAAACCGCATCTGTCGCCCAAATACCGAACGCGTCCCTGTATGCGTTCGATCATCTCGATCGATCCCATTCGCCAATATATCACGTGCTAAGTTTAAATAATTTTGTTCCATTCTCTATCTCCTATACAAATTCAGCTAAATATTCCCACCGTGCCATTTTTTCTTCGAGGGCTGCTTCCAATTCTTGTTTTTTTCCATTCAATTCATTCAACATCCCATAATCGTCCGCCCTCACTTCCAACATCTCTTGTTCGACAGCTGCGATTTTGTCTTCAAGTTTTGTTATCTCATCTTCAATCGTTTCCCACTCTTTCTTTTCCATATAAGTCAAGCGAGTTTTCTCTTGAGACGAACTAGCTTCCGATGTCGACAGTGACTTATCTTGCGCAGATTTCGCCGTTTTATCAGAGCGACGAGTTGACGAGTCATTCGCTTCTTTTAAATAATCGCTTACTTTGCCCCAATATTCGCGAAGTTGTCCCGCTCCTTCAAAAATCAATAATTTTTCACACGTTTTATCCAAGAAGTAGCGATCGTGACTAACGGCAATCACTGCGCCCGTAAAATGATCGATATACTCTTCCAAAATAGTCAATGTCTCTGTGTCCAAATCATTGGTTGGCTCATCTAATAATAAAACATTCGGCGAAGTCATCAGTAAGCGAGCTAAATATAAGCGTCGTTTCTCGCCTCCCGACAAACTTGAGATATAAGACTGTTGCATTGAGCGTGGGAACAAGAATTGTTCTAATACTTGTTCAGCGGACGCCACAGAACCATTTGCCATCGTCACTTCTTCAGCCATCTCTCGTACATAATCGATAACCCGTAAATCATCCGTCATTCCTTCATTGGTCTGAGTATAATAAGCAATCTTAACCGTCTCACCTACTTCTAGCTGCCCGCTATCAAGCGACTGACGCCCAGCCAAAATATTAAGTAATGTAGTCTTGCCAGACCCATTCTCCCCAGTAATTCCAAGTCGTGTATCAGCTTGAATTAACAAATCAAGTTGTTGAAGTAGTTGCTTACCATTACGAGCAAACGATGCTTCTTGCAGTTCCAAAACTTTTTTTCCTAAACGACTGCCCGCCAAGTTCAAAGTCATCGTGCCTCGAGTCGTTTGATTTTGAACGGTCTCTTTTAAGTCTTCGAAGCGATCTTTACGCGCTTGTTGCTTGGTTCCACGCGCTCGTACGCCTTCACGCATCCAAGCTAACTCTTGTTTATATAATTGGTTGGCTTTATGAGCTTGCTCAGCTGCTAATTCCTCACGATGCGCCCGCTCTTGAACATAGTCTTGATAGTTCCCACTATAGCGATGTAGTTGGCCTCCAGAGAGTTCTACAATTGACTGTACCACATGATCTAAGAAATACCGATCGTGCGTTACCAACAGCAAGGCCCCTTTATATTGACTTAAGAACTTCTCTAGCCAAGCAATCATCTCATAATCTAAGTGGTTCGTTGGCTCATCTAAAATCAATAAATCTGATTGCTGAATCAGCACTTGTGCTAATTGTACGCGTTTTTGCTGACCACCTGAAAGTTCATGAACGCATTTATCCATCTCATAAATCCCAAGCTTGGTTAGAATGGTCTGGGCTTGCGAACTCGCCGTCCAACCATCCACCCGATCCATGGCTTGCTGCATTTTGGTAAATCGATTTTGTAGTTTTTCATTCGTCGGATCTTGATTCAGTTTCCCAACAACTTCTTCATAGTCACGTACTGTGTTCATCAGTGGATTATCCCCGGCAAAAACAGTCTGAAGAACCGTTAACTCCTGATCCAACGTATTCGCTTGTTTCAAATATGCAATTTTATAATCTTTCGGACTCGTTATTTGACCCGATTCTGGTGCGTTCATCCCCACCAACGTATCTAAGAGTGTTGTTTTTCCAGTTCCATTAATCCCGATTAACCCAACCTTATCCCCGCTCTGAAGCGACAGATCAACTCCATCGAACAACACTTTCATCCCTATTGATTGTGAAATACCGCTTGCTTTCAATTCTTTCATAATCTCACTACCTCACTTTTCTTCTTTTTTAGTGTAACATATTTTGACAAAAAAATAAGCCTTCACTCCCTTAATTATTGAAATAATCGCTTACAGTAGCTATAATGAGACTATACTATAAGAGAGGAAGATTTTGATGCAGACAGGTATTGTAAAATGGTTCGACGCCGGAAAAGGGTATGGATTTATTGAAAGCAACCACGAAGATATTTTTGTCCACTTCACCGGTATTAATCAGGATGGATTCAAGTCCCTAAATGATGGTCAGACGGTTGAATTCAATATTGCAGAAGGACCGCGCGGCAAGCAAGCGACTGATGTAACTATCATTGAAACAGATCATTCACAATGATTCGATTACATACAGACGGTGCCGTTAATACAAAAACAGGGAAAGTAGGAATCGGTTTTGTAGTGGCCGGTGATTCATTCTATCACCAAGTCGCCCAACCCATTGTCGGCCATTATAATAACCATACAGCTGAATTTCTGGCCATTCAATACGCTCTAGAATGGTTAATTGATCAGCAGCTTACCGATCAGATGGTCTTCTTACAGACCGACAGTAAAGTTGCTGCTGACGTTCTACAAAAAGAATTCACCAAAAATACGGATTACCTTCACTATTTAGAGACCATTTTAACTTTAAAAAAGCAATTCCCTATTTTAGAGTTCATCTGGGTGCCAGAGAAGAATAATCGCGGGGCTGATAACTTAGCAAAACAAGCCTTACGACAATAAAAAGCATCTCAATCTATGTGATAGACAGATTGAGACGCTTTTTATTAGTGTTGTTGTTCTTTTTCATAAATACCGTCTGAGCCGAAGAAATCTTTCGTCAAGCGGACAACGACTGGACTCAGCCATAATAAGCCAATGAAGTTTGGAATAATCATCAAGCCATTCAAGGTATCAGCAATATCCCAAATCTCTTGCAAGCCGCCGATAGCGCCAACTGCAATAACTGGAATATAAATAATCCGGTAAATTACTTTACTAGACGGACCAAATAAATATTCAAAGCACCGTTCTCCGTAATATGACCAACCAAGAATCGTTGAAAATGCAAAGAAAACTAAGCCAATCGAAACCATGTGCTCACCATAAGGAATACCTTCACTAAACCCTAGCGATGTCAATGCAGCTCCGACCTCTCCAGATGTCCAAGCTCCCGTCATAATAATAACAAGTGCCGTAATCGTACACGTTATAATCGTATCGAAAAACACTTCAAAAATTCCCCAGAGGCCTTGTCGTACAGGATGATCTGTCGTTGCTGCTGCATGAGCGATTGGTCCACTACCTAAACCAGCTTCATTCGTGAAGACACCGCGGGCCACACCATAACGAATCACCATTGATAGTCCTGCTCCGGCAAATCCACCGAATGCAGCTGTTCCGGTGAATGCATCGACAAAAATCATCCGAAATGCTGGAATAATTTGGTCATAATTCAGTAAAATAACGAGTATCCCGCCGAAAATATACAAGCCCGCCATCAGTGGTACAACTTTTGCCGTAACCTTGCTGATTGCGTTTAAGCCTCCAAAAATAACAAGTGCACTCACAATTGCCAATACAATCCCCGTCATCAGCGGATCAACTCCTATCGATGACTCCAGCACATCAGCAACGGAATTGGATTGGACCATATTCCCGATTCCTAATGTTGCTACGCCCCCGAGAAAAGCAAAAATAATTGCTAACCATTTTTGACCCGTACCACGCTCAATATAGTACATCGGCCCACCGACGAAGCGAAAATCTTTTGTCCGGTCACGGTATTCGATAGTCAGTACAATCTCAGCATATTTCGTTGCCATACCAAATATTGCAGCAAGCCACATCCAGAAGACAGCACCTGGTCCACCAATTGCAATGGCCGTTCCGACGCCGGCAATATTTCCAGTCCCAACCGAAGCAGCCAAAGATGTCGACACAGCTTCAAAAGCCGAAACTTGCCCTTCGCCTTCCTCGTCATCAGCAAAAATACTCAGTCCAGTCTGTTTAATTGCATAACCGAACTTACGAAATGTTATAAATTTCGTAAAAATTGTGAAGAAAATCCCACCACCCACAATTAAAAATAAAATCGGGGCACCCCAAATGATTTCATTGATCACATCATTTATTGCCATCATTCGCTCTAACATTTTATTTATCAAACTCCTTCTTAAAAATGTGCAACTATACTATTATAACAAAATAAAGATAACATTGTCAAATATCTGTCAATTATACAGTTATCAGCAGTTCCTAATATCATATTTGACAATTTCGTAACATTTTAAATTTTAGGCTTTATCATTCTTCCTATTTGATCTATAATTAAGCTACTAAAAAAGTATAGAAAGTATGACTTTTATGACAAAACGTTATCAGCAAATCGACACATTGCGCTTTATCAGTATTTTATTTATTATAATGTATCATTATCAGAAATTTCGATATTCAGGGGGGTTCTTAGGGGTTAATATTTTTCTTGTCATCTCCGGAATCTTGCTGGGGATTAAACTAGAGAAGAATTACTATAACGGTAAGACGGTCACTATTTTCCATAATGTAAAGCGAACGGTTCAAAAATTAATTTTGCCTGTTCTGTTCGTTATTGGGGCACTTTCAGCGGTTCTCTTATTCTTCCGACATGAATTCTTGACGAATTGGTTGATGCAAACACTCTCAACCGTCTTATTTTTCAATAATTGGTATCAAATATCGCAAGGAGCGTCTTACTTTGCCGAAATTATCCAACCCTCCTTGTTAACGCATTTATGGTACCTTAGCTTATATGTCCAATCGATCATTATTATTCAACTATTATTTAAATT
Coding sequences:
- the rnc gene encoding ribonuclease III — protein: MNALKQHIKNNFNIVFNDDRILTEAFTHASYANDHRHLVDEPIKNLERLEFLGDAVIELFVSDYLFNQFKELPEGQLTRLRASIVRAESLAELATECQLAQFIRLGKGEEKMGGRQRPALLCDVFEAFVGAIYQDQGVESVRRFLRQVMFSKVEQNSFSYDTDYKTALQEFMQQSGVVNIEYTVLGTSGPDHDREFTVEVSIEGDYHGVGMGKSKKLAEQKAAKQALEALSS
- a CDS encoding hemolysin III family protein, which produces MNGVVKHMNNSHLSKTYLIINEVLNAVTHGIGAVLSTVGLVFLIFKALDMGSSLKLIAYIVYGATLILLYLNSTLYHSLKFTKAKYFMRRMDHASIFLLIAGTYTPYTLITIGETIGIVATTIIWALALFGVLYKAFWFQKFQGLSTWLYIGMGWISLFLMHYLYQGLGTYGIIWLGAGGLAFTIGTLFYSLKQVKFMHVIWHLFVMLGTIFMFISIYLYT
- a CDS encoding dihydrofolate reductase is translated as MLTFVWTEDENQLIGQANKLPWHLPADLKHFKTVTVGDAVLMGRKTYEGLPIKPLPNRRNIILTRNKDYVAPGAEVFHSKEAILSAVDTDQQTLHIIGGGEIYRLFIDEVDELYQTVIEGDFEGDTYFPTLDFSEFELLSKKEGIVDEANRHPHTFYHYRRKNT
- a CDS encoding thymidylate synthase: MEQNYLNLARDILANGIDRDDRTHTGTRSVFGRQMRFNLQEGFPLLTTKRVPFGLIKSELLWFLRGETNIKFLLEHNNHIWDEWAFERFVESEDYHGPDMTNFGRRAQEDEDFNVVYQETLKSFTDRILTDTAFAEVYGDLGHVYGAQWRSWRGADGQVIDQIQQVIDQIKHNPNSRRLIVSAWNPAEVDEMALPPCHAFFQFYVADGKLSCQLYQRSGDVFLGVPFNIASYALLTHLIAHETGLEVGEFVHTLGDAHIYHNHFDQIRLQLSREPRELPLLRLNTDKSSVFEFEMDDIQLENYNPHGRIKAPVAV
- a CDS encoding ABC-F family ATP-binding cassette domain-containing protein — protein: MKELKASGISQSIGMKVLFDGVDLSLQSGDKVGLIGINGTGKTTLLDTLVGMNAPESGQITSPKDYKIAYLKQANTLDQELTVLQTVFAGDNPLMNTVRDYEEVVGKLNQDPTNEKLQNRFTKMQQAMDRVDGWTASSQAQTILTKLGIYEMDKCVHELSGGQQKRVQLAQVLIQQSDLLILDEPTNHLDYEMIAWLEKFLSQYKGALLLVTHDRYFLDHVVQSIVELSGGQLHRYSGNYQDYVQERAHREELAAEQAHKANQLYKQELAWMREGVRARGTKQQARKDRFEDLKETVQNQTTRGTMTLNLAGSRLGKKVLELQEASFARNGKQLLQQLDLLIQADTRLGITGENGSGKTTLLNILAGRQSLDSGQLEVGETVKIAYYTQTNEGMTDDLRVIDYVREMAEEVTMANGSVASAEQVLEQFLFPRSMQQSYISSLSGGEKRRLYLARLLMTSPNVLLLDEPTNDLDTETLTILEEYIDHFTGAVIAVSHDRYFLDKTCEKLLIFEGAGQLREYWGKVSDYLKEANDSSTRRSDKTAKSAQDKSLSTSEASSSQEKTRLTYMEKKEWETIEDEITKLEDKIAAVEQEMLEVRADDYGMLNELNGKKQELEAALEEKMARWEYLAEFV
- a CDS encoding cold-shock protein, which gives rise to MQTGIVKWFDAGKGYGFIESNHEDIFVHFTGINQDGFKSLNDGQTVEFNIAEGPRGKQATDVTIIETDHSQ
- a CDS encoding ribonuclease HI family protein, translated to MIRLHTDGAVNTKTGKVGIGFVVAGDSFYHQVAQPIVGHYNNHTAEFLAIQYALEWLIDQQLTDQMVFLQTDSKVAADVLQKEFTKNTDYLHYLETILTLKKQFPILEFIWVPEKNNRGADNLAKQALRQ
- a CDS encoding sodium:alanine symporter family protein, producing the protein MLERMMAINDVINEIIWGAPILFLIVGGGIFFTIFTKFITFRKFGYAIKQTGLSIFADDEEGEGQVSAFEAVSTSLAASVGTGNIAGVGTAIAIGGPGAVFWMWLAAIFGMATKYAEIVLTIEYRDRTKDFRFVGGPMYYIERGTGQKWLAIIFAFLGGVATLGIGNMVQSNSVADVLESSIGVDPLMTGIVLAIVSALVIFGGLNAISKVTAKVVPLMAGLYIFGGILVILLNYDQIIPAFRMIFVDAFTGTAAFGGFAGAGLSMVIRYGVARGVFTNEAGLGSGPIAHAAATTDHPVRQGLWGIFEVFFDTIITCTITALVIIMTGAWTSGEVGAALTSLGFSEGIPYGEHMVSIGLVFFAFSTILGWSYYGERCFEYLFGPSSKVIYRIIYIPVIAVGAIGGLQEIWDIADTLNGLMIIPNFIGLLWLSPVVVRLTKDFFGSDGIYEKEQQH